The following proteins come from a genomic window of Pseudomonas cichorii:
- a CDS encoding DUF6162 family protein yields the protein MSTPTRQIVRPAGAGHETLYVLLLCLLILGVAATVVGLRGEKHEADTVASHQLDARRDLSAAEQGIYADLRVTLDEVRLLTQEQQEPVTPQQLAEEGFAPFAQDASSVSRGNHAWQMVEHSYLGLSPTPTVAGSFLLRIEADDKAEADIWINRKGSLAAPTDLGDQALISAGWQQVVAQFDAGVTRQHRH from the coding sequence ATGAGTACGCCAACCCGACAGATCGTTCGCCCGGCTGGAGCCGGTCATGAAACCCTTTACGTGCTGCTGTTGTGCCTGCTGATTCTGGGTGTCGCCGCAACTGTAGTAGGCCTGCGTGGCGAGAAGCATGAGGCGGACACTGTTGCCAGCCATCAACTGGATGCACGTCGCGACCTGAGTGCCGCCGAGCAAGGCATCTACGCTGACCTGCGCGTGACACTGGACGAAGTACGCCTGCTGACGCAGGAACAGCAGGAACCGGTCACTCCACAGCAACTGGCCGAGGAAGGCTTTGCGCCCTTTGCTCAGGACGCCAGCTCTGTCAGCCGGGGCAATCATGCCTGGCAAATGGTCGAACACTCCTATCTGGGCCTGAGCCCTACACCGACAGTCGCCGGCTCCTTCCTGCTGCGCATCGAGGCCGACGACAAGGCCGAAGCCGACATCTGGATCAACCGCAAAGGCTCGCTGGCTGCACCGACCGATCTTGGCGACCAGGCTCTGATCAGCGCTGGCTGGCAGCAGGTCGTCGCGCAATTCGATGCCGGGGTTACCCGCCAGCATCGACACTGA
- a CDS encoding metal ABC transporter substrate-binding protein yields MPISLKRRPLLRVVLVGLFATLLAPLVSADPAKRLRIGITLHPYYSYVSNIVGDKAEVVPLIPAGFNPHAYEPRAEDIKRIGSLDVVVLNGVGHDDFADRMIAASEKPDIATIEANADVPLLAATGIAARGAGKVVNPHTFLSISASIAQVNNIARELGKLDPDNAKTYTANARAYGKRLRQMRADALAKLTKAPNADLRVATVHAAYDYLLREFGLEVTAVVEPAHGIEPSPSQLKKTIDQLRELDVKVIFSEMDFPSTYVETIQRESGVKLYPLSHISYGEYNADKYEKEMKGNLDTVVRAIQEAGA; encoded by the coding sequence ATGCCTATTTCATTGAAACGCCGTCCATTGCTGCGCGTCGTACTGGTTGGCCTGTTCGCAACCCTGCTCGCACCACTGGTCAGCGCCGACCCGGCCAAGCGCCTGCGGATCGGCATCACACTGCATCCTTACTACAGCTATGTCAGCAATATCGTCGGCGACAAGGCCGAGGTGGTTCCGCTGATTCCCGCCGGTTTCAACCCGCACGCCTATGAACCCCGCGCCGAAGACATCAAGCGTATCGGCTCGCTGGACGTGGTCGTGCTCAATGGCGTGGGCCATGACGACTTTGCCGACCGCATGATCGCCGCCAGCGAAAAACCGGATATCGCCACCATCGAAGCCAACGCCGATGTGCCGCTGCTGGCAGCCACCGGGATTGCGGCTCGTGGCGCGGGCAAGGTGGTCAACCCGCATACCTTCCTGTCGATCAGCGCCTCTATCGCACAGGTCAACAACATTGCCCGCGAACTGGGCAAACTTGACCCCGACAACGCCAAGACCTACACCGCCAATGCCCGCGCCTATGGCAAACGCCTGCGGCAGATGCGCGCCGACGCCCTGGCCAAACTCACCAAGGCCCCCAATGCCGACCTGCGAGTCGCCACGGTGCATGCGGCCTATGACTACCTGCTGCGTGAATTCGGTCTGGAAGTCACGGCCGTGGTCGAACCGGCTCACGGTATCGAGCCGAGCCCGAGCCAGTTGAAGAAGACCATCGACCAGTTGCGGGAACTGGACGTGAAAGTGATCTTCTCGGAGATGGACTTCCCGTCCACTTACGTCGAAACCATCCAGCGTGAATCCGGCGTCAAGCTCTACCCGCTGTCGCACATTTCCTATGGCGAATACAACGCCGACAAGTACGAGAAGGAAATGAAAGGCAATCTGGACACCGTGGTCAGGGCCATTCAGGAGGCTGGCGCATGA